One Sulfurirhabdus autotrophica DNA segment encodes these proteins:
- a CDS encoding glycosyltransferase codes for MGSECTIVLGMHRSGTSALSGVLAKAGIDFGSRLLLAGAEENPKGFWEHSDIVALHDKLLHSLGSAWDNIDPLKEAWWEKSFLSTFRHDLREILKRDFTHVTHWGVKDPRLCRLLPFWQRVLKETGYRTRHVLILRHPMEVARSLHIRNGISELRASMLWLEYTLAAERYSRGLPRVLLRYEDLLSDWRLAISPLLKDPDYGLQLTPDTEMEIDAFLDHHLRHHREHDIKSPASTPLRLSQELYEQLPSLLRDGQVEEMFATTAKQLEQYRQEMAPWLDCLRSDLKNCQRKLDSSHREFNHQIDDLERENTRIKSSLTWKMGSPLRLAQNLIQSPEQTLNEIVTRIKVTPQEYGQSLIEKPSVEITSIVPTLVQVEIPPSSELLNTLAFPYRASPLVSIIVPVFNRLHLTLECLLSLIHCTSSHDFEVIVIDDASLDDTPDVLQHIHGLRYIRNPSNLGYIETCNRAAAEAFGRYLVFLDNDTQVQPGWLDALLAVFEQHPETGIAGSKLLNTDGSLQEAGAELTAEAFTISRGEGGAPDKDAYNTFQEVTYVSATSLMIKTSIFYALGGFDDVYSPAYYCDADLAMRVRQAGYRIYYQPESVAVHRRTTTRQIPASEANMSLGSRLIFLARWEDKLLLHNATSGSEMP; via the coding sequence ATGGGAAGCGAATGTACCATTGTGTTGGGCATGCATCGGAGTGGCACTTCTGCCTTATCTGGCGTGCTTGCCAAGGCTGGTATCGATTTCGGCAGCCGGTTGCTATTAGCAGGGGCTGAAGAAAATCCAAAAGGATTTTGGGAACACAGCGATATTGTCGCTCTCCATGACAAATTATTGCATTCCCTCGGTTCAGCTTGGGACAACATCGACCCACTGAAAGAAGCATGGTGGGAGAAATCTTTCCTTAGCACATTCCGTCACGATCTGCGCGAGATTCTAAAAAGAGACTTTACCCATGTCACCCATTGGGGTGTGAAGGATCCACGGCTTTGCCGCCTTTTACCATTCTGGCAAAGAGTATTAAAAGAAACTGGCTACAGAACACGCCATGTACTCATCCTCCGGCATCCCATGGAAGTCGCACGATCGCTGCATATTCGAAATGGTATATCCGAACTCAGGGCTTCGATGCTTTGGCTCGAATATACACTAGCCGCAGAACGATATAGCCGTGGCTTACCTCGGGTATTGCTGCGATATGAGGACTTACTTTCGGACTGGCGACTGGCCATTTCCCCCTTGCTGAAAGACCCAGATTATGGCCTGCAACTGACGCCTGATACAGAGATGGAAATCGACGCCTTTCTCGACCACCATCTGCGCCACCACCGTGAGCATGATATCAAATCTCCCGCTTCTACTCCTTTACGCCTCAGTCAGGAATTGTATGAGCAGCTCCCCTCCCTTCTGCGAGATGGGCAGGTGGAGGAGATGTTTGCTACGACTGCGAAACAGCTTGAGCAATACCGTCAAGAAATGGCGCCCTGGCTCGATTGCCTCCGAAGCGATTTGAAAAATTGCCAGCGTAAATTAGATAGTTCACATCGAGAATTTAATCATCAAATAGACGATCTGGAACGGGAAAACACTCGTATCAAATCATCCCTTACATGGAAAATGGGCAGCCCATTACGCTTAGCACAAAACCTTATACAATCACCTGAACAAACCCTGAACGAAATAGTGACTCGTATAAAAGTTACTCCACAAGAATACGGACAATCATTAATCGAAAAGCCTTCTGTGGAAATAACTTCCATAGTACCAACTCTCGTCCAGGTGGAAATACCCCCATCATCTGAATTGCTGAACACACTCGCCTTCCCTTACCGTGCTTCTCCTTTGGTTTCGATCATAGTACCTGTATTTAATCGGCTACATCTTACTCTAGAATGCCTCCTTTCCTTGATTCACTGCACATCCAGTCATGACTTTGAAGTGATCGTGATCGACGATGCGTCTCTCGACGACACTCCTGACGTATTACAGCATATCCATGGTCTGCGCTATATCAGAAACCCATCCAACCTTGGCTATATCGAAACCTGCAATAGGGCAGCAGCCGAGGCGTTTGGTCGCTATCTGGTGTTTCTCGACAATGACACCCAAGTTCAACCCGGCTGGCTAGATGCTTTGCTTGCCGTTTTCGAACAACATCCAGAAACGGGAATTGCAGGCTCGAAATTACTTAACACTGATGGAAGCCTTCAGGAGGCGGGGGCAGAGCTTACAGCAGAAGCTTTCACCATTTCGCGTGGAGAAGGGGGGGCTCCAGATAAAGACGCCTATAACACATTTCAAGAAGTTACCTACGTGTCAGCCACAAGCCTAATGATCAAAACATCAATCTTCTATGCGCTCGGTGGCTTCGACGACGTTTACTCTCCAGCCTACTACTGTGATGCAGACCTGGCGATGCGCGTCCGGCAGGCAGGATATCGTATCTACTATCAACCTGAATCTGTGGCCGTACATCGGCGTACTACCACTCGACAAATTCCCGCATCGGAGGCCAACATGTCCTTAGGGAGCCGGCTAATTTTCCTTGCGCGATGGGAAGACAAACTACTGCTCCACAACGCAACAAGTGGATCAGAAATGCCATGA
- a CDS encoding glycosyltransferase family 4 protein produces MRIAILIREQDGISLLRYREGVMRELQVQGATFLPFKENEPIPLECDVVWDPGMGRNRLPLSAFKNIQRPIVVTLHGSATFTMKWREVYSGLFEALRDKWANVAAMREWTWFRNKVTAIVAVSRYGAIEASRVYNIPSDFVTPIYHGVDHLMFFPEKNLSGQTNPYFLHVSAYQPLKNVDRLIEAYEQLPEATRPNLIVISPGFVQKKTKIAGLSIIDHPLSSQELAKFYNDALGFIFPSLRESFGLPIIEAMACGCPVITSFDTACAEVAGDAALLVNPRSASDITQAMSRLINEPDLRTQLREKGLAKARQFTWAETARLHMTVFRSVLR; encoded by the coding sequence ATGCGTATTGCAATTCTAATTCGGGAACAAGATGGGATAAGTCTCCTCCGCTACAGAGAAGGTGTGATGCGAGAATTGCAGGTGCAAGGTGCTACTTTCCTCCCTTTCAAAGAAAACGAACCGATCCCGCTGGAATGCGATGTTGTTTGGGATCCGGGCATGGGTCGAAACAGACTACCGTTATCCGCATTCAAAAACATACAGCGTCCAATTGTGGTCACGCTCCATGGAAGCGCTACTTTTACAATGAAATGGCGTGAGGTCTATTCGGGTTTATTCGAAGCATTACGAGACAAATGGGCCAATGTCGCAGCCATGCGAGAATGGACATGGTTCAGAAATAAAGTCACGGCAATTGTGGCTGTCTCGCGATATGGTGCTATAGAAGCATCGCGTGTCTACAATATACCTTCAGACTTTGTCACGCCTATTTACCACGGCGTTGACCACTTGATGTTCTTTCCAGAAAAAAACTTATCAGGTCAAACCAACCCTTATTTTCTTCATGTCTCAGCCTATCAACCCCTTAAAAATGTGGACCGACTAATAGAAGCTTATGAGCAGTTACCGGAAGCTACAAGACCTAATCTAATAGTCATTTCACCAGGGTTTGTACAAAAAAAAACAAAAATAGCAGGGCTTTCTATTATAGATCACCCCCTTTCCTCGCAGGAACTGGCTAAGTTTTATAATGATGCTCTTGGATTCATATTTCCATCATTGCGCGAATCTTTTGGACTTCCCATCATAGAAGCCATGGCATGTGGCTGTCCCGTAATTACTTCTTTTGATACTGCATGTGCTGAAGTCGCTGGTGATGCGGCACTTCTTGTCAATCCACGTTCTGCCAGCGATATTACCCAAGCAATGTCACGATTGATCAATGAACCTGATTTAAGAACCCAATTGAGAGAAAAAGGGCTAGCCAAAGCAAGGCAATTTACCTGGGCGGAAACGGCACGTTTACACATGACAGTTTTCAGGAGTGTGTTGCGTTGA